A part of Chloroflexota bacterium genomic DNA contains:
- a CDS encoding response regulator transcription factor, translating to MTTILLVDDHAVVRFGVRMLLGAEAEFLVIGEASDGHSAITAVATCRPDVAVIDMSLPDMSGIEVVRQIRVQSPSTAVLMLTMHNDDALLRQAITAGATGYVVKSAVGTELVEAIKTVAQGGVYIHPSMMAGLVRGIVAMAPGSEPASALAASLTPLTPRETDVLRLLAAGNVNREIAETLHVSVRTVDTHRMNIMDKLSAQSRADLVRYARDHNLL from the coding sequence ATGACGACCATACTGCTCGTTGACGATCATGCCGTTGTGCGCTTTGGTGTGCGCATGCTGCTTGGCGCGGAAGCCGAATTTCTTGTCATCGGCGAAGCATCCGACGGCCATTCGGCGATCACTGCCGTGGCGACATGCCGCCCCGACGTCGCGGTGATCGACATGAGCCTGCCGGACATGAGCGGCATTGAGGTCGTGCGCCAGATCCGGGTCCAATCGCCGTCGACCGCGGTGCTGATGCTGACCATGCACAATGACGACGCGCTTCTGCGCCAGGCGATCACGGCCGGCGCGACCGGCTACGTGGTCAAGAGCGCGGTGGGGACGGAACTGGTCGAGGCGATCAAAACGGTCGCACAGGGCGGCGTCTATATTCATCCGTCGATGATGGCTGGGTTGGTGCGGGGGATTGTGGCGATGGCTCCGGGCAGCGAACCTGCGAGCGCCCTTGCGGCATCGCTCACGCCGCTCACGCCGCGCGAAACGGACGTGCTCCGCCTGCTGGCCGCAGGCAACGTCAATCGAGAGATCGCCGAGACGCTGCACGTCAGTGTGCGGACGGTGGATACGCACCGCATGAACATCATGGATAAGCTCAGCGCGCAGAGCCGCGCCGACCTGGTGCGGTACGCGCGCGACCACAACCTTCTGTAG